From the Spirochaetales bacterium genome, the window CTATTTGGGGCCTGATTTCAGTTAATACGGTACGTCCTTATTGTCACCATGCGCCGGATCGAAAAAACCGGCCGGTGATACCATGAGACCGCAACATCAAAGCAGGATATAATACGAGAGAACCAGTTCATAAATCATAATCAGGATACCGGTAAAAATAAGGAAGAAAGCGGGCCATGTTCCGGAAAAGAATACTTCGCCCGGAAAACCTGTCCTTGTTGCTCCCGAATCCGCCTTCTTCTTGTCCTGCCGCTTCATGATCGGTAAACGCAAAAGTGAAAGACAGCCGATAGCCGTATTGAGCAGGCATCCCGCAAGGCGCAGACCATACCGGAGGGGCCATGACGGAAACAGATCGAGTTTGAACAGAATAACGATGAGTCCCCATATACCGACAATAAATGGATACATCCCCACGAATACGGTCAAATAATGTTCGAAATCGTGCCGTACCACGGCCCCGTTATTCTCCCTTTTTTGTCTTTCTTTTTGCAGTATCCGAAAAAGGCCGAAACAAAAGAGGGAAACGGGACTCAAAACGATATAGAGTTCCCGGATCTCAAAAAAATGAACAATGATGAAATAATACAAGACAAATGAAAGGAGTGACACAAACGAAAGAAAAAGCATTCCCCGCCCATGGTCGACCTCACCATGCCTGTATTTGATTAATACATAAAGCCCCATGATCGCACCCGCGGCACCCGCAAACATCGACAGGATATATCCGATAGCGAGGATGAATACATGCGGCCTTTTTTCCGTTAACCTCGTCATGGATACAGTGTACATGATTCATGTAAAACAAAAAAGAGTCATCGATCAATAATATACCATACGTTCACAATAGATACGGTTCGGACGATGAGATCGGTCTGAATTTTTTATTGAAATAAAATCAATATTGGCATAATATAGGAATATAAGGGAGTATGAAATTCATGGTTCAGATATCTGTAACTAATCCGACCGCCCTATTTCATGCTTCCATGATGCCTGACGGCAAAGGATGGCCTGTATGAATAAAAAGATCATTACCCTGCCGATGATTGTCATCGTGCTTCTCATAACCGCCGGTCTTTGTTTTGCAGAAACGGACGCGAAAAACGGGAGATGGCATACAATCACATGGGGGGAAACCTTTTTGGGAATTGCATCACGATACAATATCAATCCGGAGATCCTTGCCCAGACCAACAACATCACAAACTGGAACAGGATCTATGTGGGCCGGAAACTCTGGATTCCACGGGGTGAATATATCGAAGCATATGTCTATACGGTTAAATGGGGAGATTATCTTCACGACATTGCCCGCCGGTTCGGAGTGAGTATCTATGAAATCGCCTCCCTGAACGGCATTTATAATCTCAATTACATTTACGAAGGCCAGATCATCTATATTCCGGTAAAGAAACAGAAATAACAAAAAACGCCTGATTGTCTTTCTCACGATATCCACATCCCGCAGATAAGGCGTAATACATACATGTCCAACGATACCCGTACATTGGAGTAT encodes:
- a CDS encoding LysM peptidoglycan-binding domain-containing protein, coding for MNKKIITLPMIVIVLLITAGLCFAETDAKNGRWHTITWGETFLGIASRYNINPEILAQTNNITNWNRIYVGRKLWIPRGEYIEAYVYTVKWGDYLHDIARRFGVSIYEIASLNGIYNLNYIYEGQIIYIPVKKQK